One Aphidius gifuensis isolate YNYX2018 linkage group LG5, ASM1490517v1, whole genome shotgun sequence genomic region harbors:
- the LOC122858028 gene encoding D-aminoacyl-tRNA deacylase 1 isoform X1 → MKTVIQRVTKASVTVDGKVISSIGNGLCVLVGIKNDDTIEDLDYIVRKILNLKIFDGENGKKWSASVMDKQYEILCISQFTLYHTLKGNKLDFHQAMTASLAEPFYNNFLSELGKKYEPKYIKDGRFGAMMSVNIENDGPVTLDIESSAKRKV, encoded by the exons atgaaaactGTTATTCAAAGAGTTACTAAAGCTTCAGTTAcag ttGATGGAAAAGTGATCAGCAGTATTGGAAATGGACTGTGTGTTCTTGTTggaattaaaaatgatgatacaatTGAGGATCTTGATTACAT tgtcAGAAAAATACTTAACTTGAAGATATTTGATggagaaaatggaaaaaaatggtCAGCAAGTGTTATGGACAAGCAGTATGAAATATTGTGTATAAGTCAATTTACTCTTTATCACACTCTGAAAGGAAATAAACTTGATTTTCATCAAGCAATGACTGCATCATTAGCAGAGcctttttacaataattttttatctgaacTTGGTAAAAAATACGAGCCAAAATACATTAAAG aTGGAAGGTTCGGAGCTATGATGAGTGTCAACATTGAAAATGATGGACCAGTTACACTTGACATTGAATCATCTGCAAAACGAAAAGTCTAG
- the LOC122858028 gene encoding D-aminoacyl-tRNA deacylase 1 isoform X2 → MKTVIQRVTKASVTVDGKVISSIGNGLCVLVGIKNDDTIEDLDYILIIILFLVSEKYLT, encoded by the exons atgaaaactGTTATTCAAAGAGTTACTAAAGCTTCAGTTAcag ttGATGGAAAAGTGATCAGCAGTATTGGAAATGGACTGTGTGTTCTTGTTggaattaaaaatgatgatacaatTGAGGATCTTGATTACAT tttgattattattttatttttagtgtcAGAAAAATACTTAACTTGA
- the LOC122858028 gene encoding D-aminoacyl-tRNA deacylase isoform X3 has protein sequence MKTVIQRVTKASVTVDGKVISSIGNGLCVLVGIKNDDTIEDLDYILIV, from the exons atgaaaactGTTATTCAAAGAGTTACTAAAGCTTCAGTTAcag ttGATGGAAAAGTGATCAGCAGTATTGGAAATGGACTGTGTGTTCTTGTTggaattaaaaatgatgatacaatTGAGGATCTTGATTACAT tttaatagtttga
- the LOC122856514 gene encoding putative uncharacterized protein DDB_G0282133: MQDHIVMDDPGLSLYQGAGSIHINTNIQEQQEADNQEELKEIQQEIGVTLANNLPDWEGDEDSENSSVNSSRFHDTSRASCTNSIINLKFANDNELIQYDNYDQVHNDIDKITPVFDTDKQFHIFEQAPLTTPHNNNHNNNNNYNNNNNSNSKNNNIINNNNNNNNNNNDIIIKENNVNLTNDSDYEFPRQPRLPSQSTSFPPDITTQINDGYTILDNNYPTDYQTPSNHYQINRQNYNKNNNGYTGDIYENNNVQINNQDVNDHGFATGINGIDNTSNYEAYKAADLQSKERFEILCGIKEQQLIRLQNDIRELQAEKDTQTEKLSKKLRLAEAERNQADFSRDQTQAVLVESKAEVSKLQRYLDEYKKNIDVERKINENLNDELNVTKSTVTDLLKKIEIVEAKQSSYASDKTHEKFLKQTQDKHAAEIRSMQSQIDQLTDKLKKKDSNYISLEQQFCELQRTNEKNLLERSEAVNKLSKALQESQNKHGNLIAMNHSQENMQLQNKIKLLMDEKIEFENTIKDLQNKLEIAKADAQNYDDLLMDPQSDSIKQMKLGDYQSSSKDNEDIKNKLQCELRRCIAGQTVKRKEITKLENIISQKDLELKKSQEITSTCQQEAARYSKRVNELETKIKDMIADSIYETNAEIKRLNENLNDLQKQNETLKCEKNNLQEKLEETLAAQEESIRKIQQETIAQQEKTTSEEYNKEFLDIHDEGVKRVRQEAIIEITKLQVQLESTEKELIEIKEKYIELCVIKSDNDKLKLACDNLLKEKNDYKQKIYDLEIKLTEYKADIIELNDKLNHPNENLIISQNELENELAQYKEIVKELGDQLSNSNNSNLKKNDICQEERLKQLELKLQEKEVQLQRLHDLDKLKDERDQLVTKLKHQAKQFEQYVKSQKQVQAELNLSPRSTIDGVDFQKLREMSTKEVREEMEQKVAEELRIIDDKHREKQRIIEQKYKTALNELNEKTKNVLQAERMKLQSSFKAQEQIFTQIFEVKLDEYKRELNIRNLKIEELQTLLRRKEHEIEEEKNDMAQVMSEWILEIQTVKETGLKLQQENNKLHDDNKLLKINETKLNEAIEMLKSKITELNDAIDLIKQKYQKAKTTASNYKIYAANKEKFLSGECKRIEEGYKKALNQVEQKLNEMIDTQEKEVNEKLTKMQNNYEEQIQKLRQKQKYKEKN, from the exons ATGCAGGATCATATTGTCATGGATGATCCTGGTTTGAGTCTTTATCAAGGAGCTGGTAGTATTCATATTAATACCAATATACAGGAACAACAAGAGGCTGATAATCAAGAAGAACTTAAAGAAATACAACAAgag attgGAGTTACATTGGCTAATAATTTACCTGACTGGGAGGGAGATGAAGATAGTGAAAATAGTTCTGTAAATAGTAGTCGATTTCATGATACATCAAGAGCATCATGTACAAAcagtattataaatttaaaattcgccaatgataatgaattaattcaatatgataattatgatcAAGTTCATAAtgacattgataaaataacacCAGTTTTTGATACAGATAaacaatttcatatatttgaaCAAGCACCATTAACAACTCCACATAATAAtaaccataataataataataattacaataataataataatagcaatagtaaaaataataatattattaataataataataataataataataacaacaatgatattattattaaagaaaataatgttaatttgaCAAATGATAGTGATTATGAATTTCCAAGACAACCAAGATTACCAAGTCAATCAACATCATTTCCACCAGATATAACAACACAAATAAATGATGGTTATAcaatacttgataataattatccaaCAGATTATCAAACACCATcaaatcattatcaaattaatagacaaaattataataaaaataataatggttaTACTGgtgatatatatgaaaataataatgtacaaataaataatcaagatgTTAATGATCATGGTTTTGCAACTGGTATTAATGGTATTGATAATACAAGTAATTATGAAGCATATAAAGCTGCTGATTTACAAAGTAAGGAAAGATTTGAAATTTTGTGTGGTATTAAAGAACAACAGTTGATTCGATTACAAAATGATATTAGAGAATTACAAGCTGAAAAAGATACACAaacagaaaaattatcaaaaaaattaagactTGCTGAAGCTGAAAGAAATCAAGCAGATTTTTCACGTGATCAAACACAAGCTGTATTGGTTGAATCAAAAGCTGAAGTTTCAAAATTACAAAGATATCTTgatgagtataaaaaaaatattgatgttgaaagaaaaataaatgaaaatttaaatgatgaattaaatgtaACTAAAAGTACAGTtactgatttattaaaaaaaattgaaatagtaGAAGCAAAACAATCATCATATGCATCAGATAAAACACatgaaaaatttcttaaaCAAACACAGGATAAACATGCTGCTGAAATACGAAGTATGCAATCACAAATTGATCAACttactgataaattaaaaaaaaag gattcaaattatatttctttggAACAACAATTTTGTGAATTACAaagaacaaatgaaaaaaatttacttgaaagaAGTGAAgctgttaataaattatcaaaagcaCTACAAGAAAGTCAAAATAAACATGGTAATTTAATTGCAATGAATCATAGTCAAGAAAATATgcaattacaaaataaaataaaattattaatggatgaaaaaattgaatttgaaaatactattaaagatttacaaaataaattggaaattGCAAAAGCTGATGCAcaaaattatgatgatttattgatgGATCCACAATCTGattcaataaaacaaatgaaactTGGTGATTATCAATCATCTAGTAAAGATAatgaagatattaaaaataaattacagtgTGAATTAAGAAGATGCATTGCTGGACAAACAgtcaaaagaaaagaaataacaaaattagaaaatataatatcacaaaaagatttggaattaaaaaaatcacaagaaATTACATCAACATGTCAACAAGAAGCAGCACGTTATTCAAAACGTGTTAATGAACttgaaactaaaataaaagatatgaTTGCTGATAGTATATATGAAACAAATGCTGAAATTAAaagattaaatgaaaatttaaatgatttacaaaaacaaaatgaaacattaaaatgtgaaaaaaataatttacaagaaaaattagaagaaaCACTTGCTGCACAAGAAGAATCAATACGTAAAATTCAACAAGAAACAATTGcacaacaagaaaaaacaacaagtgaagaatataataaagaatttttagaTATTCATGATGAAGGTGTTAAAAGAGTTCGTCAAGAAGCTAtcattgaaataacaaaactaCAAGTACAATTAGAAAGTAcagaaaaagaattaattgaaattaaagaaaaatatattgaattatgtgttattaaa tctgataatgataaattaaagctAGCatgtgataatttattaaaagaaaaaaatgattataaacaaaaaatatatgatctTGAAATTAAGCTAACTGAATATAAAGCTGATATTATTGAgcttaatgataaattaaatcatccaaatgaaaatttaataatttcacaaAATGAGCTGGAAAATGAACTTGCACAGTATAAAGAAATTGTCAAAGAACTTGGTGATCAATTgagtaatagtaataatagtaatttaaaaaaaaatgatatatgcCAAGAAGAAAGATTAAAACAGCTTGAATTAAAACTTCAAGAAAAAGAAGTACAATTACAAAGATTACATgatcttgataaattaaaagatgaaCGTGATCAATTggttacaaaattaaaacatcaagCAAAACAATTTGAACAATATGTTAAAAGTCAAAAACAAGTACAagctgaattaaatttatcaccaAGAAGTACAATTGATGGTGttgattttcaaaaattacgtGAAATGTCAACAAAAGAAGTTAGAGAAGAAATGGAACAAAAAGTTGCTGAAGAATTAagaataattgatgataaacacAGAGAAAAACAACgtattattgaacaaaaatacaaaacagcattaaatgaattaaatgaaaaaactaaaaatgtaTTACAAGCTGAAAGAATGAAATTACAATCATCATTTAAAGCACAAGAACAAATATTTACACAAATATTTGAAGTTAAACTTGATGAATATAAACGTGAATTAAatataagaaatttaaaaattgaagaattacAAACATTATTACGACGTAAAGAGCACgaaattgaagaagaaaaaaatgatatggCACAAGTAATGTCTGAATGGATTCTTGAAATACAAACAGTTAAAGAAACTGgtttaaaattacaacaagaaaataataaattacatgatgataataaattattaaaaattaatgaaacaaaattaaatgaagctattgaaatgttaaaaagtaaaataactGAATTAAATGATGCTATTGATTtgatcaaacaaaaatatcaaaaagccAAAACTACTGCATCAAATTACAAG atttatgcAGCTAATAaggaaaaatttctatcaggTGAATGTAAAAGAATTGAAGAGGGCTATAAGAAAGCTTTGAATCAAGTTGAACAAAAACTCAATGAAATGATTGATACACAAGAAAAAGAGGTCAATGAAAAACTCacaaaaatgcaaaataattatgaggaacaaatacaaaaattgcGACAAAAACAGAagtacaaagaaaaaaattaa
- the LOC122858031 gene encoding BTB/POZ domain-containing protein KCTD5 isoform X1, translated as MADYIDINNSHKMTENNIPKRCNNHWVRLNVGGTHFLTAKTTLTRDPNSFLYRLCQEDSDLISDRDETGAYLIDRDPTYFSPVLNYLRHGKLVINKDLAEEGVLEEAEFYNITELIRLVNERIILRDTRPARDLKKHVYRVLQCHEDEITQMVSTMSDGWKFEQLINIGSQYNYGNDDHAEFLCVVSREFGSSQLASKEQESTDRVKVPANYLNSAHSSQNNHE; from the exons ATGGCAGATTatattgacataaataatAGTCACAAAATGacagaaaataatattccaaAACGCTGTAATAATCATTGGGTGCGATTAAATGTTGGTGGTACACATTTTTTAACAGCAAAAACAACATTAACAAGAGATCCAAATTCATTTTTGTATCGATTATGTCAGGAAGATTCAGATCTCATATCAGACAGG gATGAAACTGGTGCATATCTCATTGACAGAGATCCAACATATTTTAGTCCAGTATTGAATTACCTACGTCATGGAAAATTGGTTATCAATAAAGACCTTGCTGAAGAGGGTGTTCTTGAAGAGgctgaattttataatataacagAACTTATTAGACTTGTTAATGAGAGAATTATACTCAGGGATACACGACCAGCAAGAgacttaaaaaaacatgtttacAGAGTACTTCAATGTCATGAAGATGAGATAACACAAATGGTATCAACAATGTCTGATGGTTGGAAATTTGAGCAG ttaattaatattggaTCACAGTACAATTATGGTAATGATGATCATGCTGAATTTTTATGTGTGGTCAGTCGTGAATTTGGCTCAAGTCAATTGGCAAGTAAAGAACAGGAATCCACTGATCGTGTTAAGGTACCagctaattatttaaattctgcTCATTCAAGCCAAAATaatcatgaataa
- the LOC122858031 gene encoding BTB/POZ domain-containing protein KCTD5 isoform X2, translating into MADYIDINNSHKMTENNIPKRCNNHWVRLNVGGTHFLTAKTTLTRDPNSFLYRLCQEDSDLISDRDETGAYLIDRDPTYFSPVLNYLRHGKLVINKDLAEEGVLEEAEFYNITELIRLVNERIILRDTRPARDLKKHVYRVLQCHEDEITQMVSTMSDGWKFEQLINIGSQYNYGNDDHAEFLCVVSREFGSSQLASKEQESTDRVKVLQQKGSRM; encoded by the exons ATGGCAGATTatattgacataaataatAGTCACAAAATGacagaaaataatattccaaAACGCTGTAATAATCATTGGGTGCGATTAAATGTTGGTGGTACACATTTTTTAACAGCAAAAACAACATTAACAAGAGATCCAAATTCATTTTTGTATCGATTATGTCAGGAAGATTCAGATCTCATATCAGACAGG gATGAAACTGGTGCATATCTCATTGACAGAGATCCAACATATTTTAGTCCAGTATTGAATTACCTACGTCATGGAAAATTGGTTATCAATAAAGACCTTGCTGAAGAGGGTGTTCTTGAAGAGgctgaattttataatataacagAACTTATTAGACTTGTTAATGAGAGAATTATACTCAGGGATACACGACCAGCAAGAgacttaaaaaaacatgtttacAGAGTACTTCAATGTCATGAAGATGAGATAACACAAATGGTATCAACAATGTCTGATGGTTGGAAATTTGAGCAG ttaattaatattggaTCACAGTACAATTATGGTAATGATGATCATGCTGAATTTTTATGTGTGGTCAGTCGTGAATTTGGCTCAAGTCAATTGGCAAGTAAAGAACAGGAATCCACTGATCGTGTTAAG GTACTGCAGCAAAAGGGTTCAcgcatgtaa